From the genome of Miscanthus floridulus cultivar M001 chromosome 10, ASM1932011v1, whole genome shotgun sequence, one region includes:
- the LOC136485667 gene encoding MADS-box transcription factor PHERES 2-like — MARKKVNLRWISNNATRRATYKRRYQALTKKAGELVTLCGVNICIVVYGDGLATPEVWPSDAEAKKLLKKFKDMPDVGSFKKIQNQEEFLHSRTVRLHEQVSKLDHENHERETLVLLYDSLDGCCPGLVGTTKDELISLREMVETKMSKAKARLQELVVEQGAMPEPLQVMQSVSSSSCTQASPYTYNEMQTMAPLEEHQLQQDWPIASPGPNFGEIGTMLYSAFVGSSRDASGSGCEIMQSYNLGSCSGLPWAL, encoded by the coding sequence ATGGCACGCAAAAAGGTGAATCTCCGGTGGATCTCCAACAACGCTACTCGGCGTGCAACGTACAAGAGACGCTACCAGGCCTTGACAAAAAAGGCTGGTGAGCTCGTCACACTCTGTGGCGTCAATATCTGCATAGTGGTATATGGTGATGGCCTGGCCACACCAGAGGTGTGGCCCTCTGATGCAGAGGCCAAGAAACTCCTCAAGAAATTCAAGGACATGCCAGATGTTGGCAGCTTCAAGAAGATACAGAATCAAGAGGAATTCCTCCACAGTCGCACGGTAAGGCTCCATGAGCAGGTGAGCAAGTTGGACCATGAGAATCATGAGCGTGAGACCTTGGTCCTCCTGTATGATAGCTTGGATGGATGCTGCCCAGGCCTCGTTGGCACCACCAAGGATGAGCTGATTAGCCTTagggagatggtggagacgaAGATGAGCAAAGCCAAAGCACGACTCCAGGAGCTTGTCGTTGAGCAGGGAGCCATGCCAGAGCCATTGCAGGTGATGCAATCAGTTTCATCCTCATCGTGTACACAGGCTTCTCCCTACACCTACAATGAGATGCAAACCATGGCACCACTAGAGGAACACCAGTTGCAGCAAGACTGGCCGATAGCCAGCCCAGGCCCAAACTTTGGGGAGATTGGCACTATGCTCTATAGTGCCTTTGTAGGCAGCAGCAGGGACGCCAGCGGCAGTGGGTGTGAAATTATGCAGTCTTACAATCTGGGTTCTTGCTCAGGCCTCCCGTGGGCGCTGTAG